One bacterium genomic window, GGGGAAGAAGCGGGTCAGGCCGCAGTCGCGGCAGAGCACGAGGACGAACTTCTCCGCGCGCAGGAAGCTGCCCAGGCCGGGCAGGTAGTCGGGCGCGTGCCCGCCGCCGGCGCTCACGGGCTTGCTCTCGTAGAGGTGGCTGCCGCCGCAGTTGGGGCAGGGGGCGATCTTCATCGGGCCTCCGTCGCTGGGGCGCCTGCTCCGGGCGCCGGGGTCGGGGTCGCCGGGCTGAGGTACAGCTCGGCCTCGAGTTGAGTCAGGCCGGGCTTACCTTCCTGCCAGGCGATTTGTTCGACGAGCAGCCAGGCGCGCCAGCCACCGCCGGCGGCCTGCAGGCTGAGGTCGGCCGCGGGCACCGCCTCCGGGTGGCTGCGGCCGCGCAGCGCGGCCTGGAGCGCGGCGAGATCGAAATCGAGGACCGAGGCGCCCTCCCGACTGAGCACGAGCCGTCCCTCCGCCGGCGCGAGCGTCCAGGCGCTGCCGGCGGCGCTGAAGCCAGCCTGCTGCGGGTCGCCGACCAGGCTCAGGCGGACGTGCCAGGCGCCCTCGCCGAGGGCGAGCGCCTCGTCGCCCCGCTGGCGCTGGAAGAAGCGATAGTCGCCGCTCGTCTGGCGCCAACCCTCGTCGAACTCCAGACCCAGGTGCGCCATCACGACGCGACTGAGCGTGCCGCCGTCCACGCGGTTCGGTTGGCCGGCCGCAAGTTCGGCGGCGATCTGTGAGCGCAGCTCCGGGCTGGCGTAGCGGTCGAGCACGGCCGCGCCGTGCCGATCGAAGAGGTAGAAGAGGACGGCGCTCAGCTCGCGCCGCGTCTCCGGGGCCACGGGGCCGCTCGCGGGCACGAGCCGCTCCGCCGCGAGCAGGCCGCCGCTCGTGAGGAGCCGCTCGAGGCGACCGAGCTGGCTCGCTCGACTCAGGCTGAAGGCGCCCCAGGGGCCGGCGCTGACGGCGAGGGCGATCAATCCGAGCGAGAGCGGCAGCGGCCGCAGGCTGCGCAGGCGGCCGAGGGCGCCGAAGAGCGCCGTCACTCCCAGCCAGAGCCCGAGCACGACGAGAAAGTAGCGCGGCTCGGTGAGGCCGTACTGGCCGATCCGCTTGCCGGCCGAGAGCAGGAGCATCGCCACGGCCGGCAGCAGCAGGATGAAGTAGGCCCGCGCGTAGACGGACACCCAGCGCTGGCGCCCCGCGAGGGCG contains:
- a CDS encoding DUF4153 domain-containing protein, which produces MRLPSLQFVLGAAAEALRRFPLVLLAAALAATSAVLLVGADGDSLLGRLLMASALGIPLLLALALTAERWPRPRGLLLQGIGAAALVAYGLTLPARVEGTPLIRFLLFAIAAHLAVISLPLLGRPGENAFWQYGKALFLRLLAGLVFSAVLMIGLSVALLALDKLFGVPVAGEVYPRLFQLVIFIFNTWYFLAGVPREPAALEDLADHPPVLRIFAQYILAPLVGIYLTLLTAYLVKVLATTQWPSGWIGWLVSSVGAAGLASLALLQPLALAGRQRWVSVYARAYFILLLPAVAMLLLSAGKRIGQYGLTEPRYFLVVLGLWLGVTALFGALGRLRSLRPLPLSLGLIALAVSAGPWGAFSLSRASQLGRLERLLTSGGLLAAERLVPASGPVAPETRRELSAVLFYLFDRHGAAVLDRYASPELRSQIAAELAAGQPNRVDGGTLSRVVMAHLGLEFDEGWRQTSGDYRFFQRQRGDEALALGEGAWHVRLSLVGDPQQAGFSAAGSAWTLAPAEGRLVLSREGASVLDFDLAALQAALRGRSHPEAVPAADLSLQAAGGGWRAWLLVEQIAWQEGKPGLTQLEAELYLSPATPTPAPGAGAPATEAR